cgagtcactttaaaaatataacgaaattatattaccatgtatttaagtctaataagactagaaaatattccttgggataaaattcaattaaataatttattaagccatgaattaggcataaaataatagtttttacgagtcctcacagaagGGACACCATCCATCTTGCTTCTTGTAGATTTGTTGAAGAAATCACCAAGCAACTTAGAAGATCTTTGACCTTTCTAGAGGAAACTTGAAGGGGTGAAACTTGGAAGGAAAATTTGAGattgaatcacactagatcTAGTTAGATCTTGAGGTAAGAACCGAAAACCACCCTTAATCTTTAATTTCTAGTCATGAAAATGTTAGATTCACTTGATTTAAGTAAGATTTATGGTAGATCTAGTAAATTTCTTGAATATATACCACTAGATGTTCTAGTGGTTAAAATACTAGCATAGCTCTTGATTTGTTGATTGGATTTACTTGGAAATTTTTCATTGATAACCAAGGGCTATTGATTGATGAATCCCTTAGGATTTGAGTGAGTTTTTGTTGGCTAAATGGTTGTTTTATTGGCGaaattcttgagaaatttttggATAAGCTAGCCGAATAAAGAGGGTTAATTTTCAACCTTCATTTTCGACATTTTTGTGTTCTTTTTGACTAAATTTCACTCAAGTGACTTGGTATTATGTTAAACTATGATTATATGTTGAATTGGAGTTGAAATCTAGGAATTTTAACggttaaaagtcattttatttCACTATTTTTGGCTAAAAACTATCCGGGCAGCAATGGTGAACTCGAGACTGTTTTGCCCTTGATTTCGTGTTTTCATgcgtctaattttttttttttggaaaactatTCTAGATacatattatttttataattcgAGCTTCGTGTCGAGTTCAACTGAATTTAGTTTAGTTTCGCGAATTGTTGAGGTATAACTTATTATCTTTCTTTACGTGTTTATAGGAGTGATTGAAGACTATGATACCGATCCTAACTTGGATTCGAAGTTTTGATATATTGGTGAGTTTCCATGCATGTTATTCGTCTTGAATTTGCAAATGTGACATAGATGTGAATTTGATGTTGTGATTGAGATGAATAATGTTTTGAATTGTTGAAGTGTTGTGATATCGCCTGGGTTGTTATCCCATCAACGATCAGTGATTGAGTGTGCATGTTAATTCTTGGGAATTCCTGAATCCTATAGGTAAGTTTATTGATTCGAGCTAGTCATGAGACTTGGTCGAGAAGATTTGACAAGCCATAGGAGAGTATTTTACATTCACTAGACTTGGCGTTTAGACTTGTCCCTTTTGAAGTGAAAACTATGGTATGCTCGACCAATACCCATTTTAAGtgttttggatttcgggcccggtaaggggagtCGTTGGAAGGAGaatgaagtaagtggagttctacatcGTGATAAAACTTGAAAGTCAATGGAGTGTCGACTACGTGAAATAAGATCAAAATTCGtggaaattggctcctgagagtcaacCGCATCCTACCCCCTTAATATTGTTAATCGCTTTATTTCCTCGTTTTGAATTGTGAACTTGAAGTGTAATTTGAACTGCTCTATGTGACTGTATGTCTTTTGGAACTcgctgggctttagctcatttcttcaaatttgttttccttaacaggaattgaGAACCCGAGTGAAGCCGCTGTCAATTAGggtgtaaccctgtttcttttGTATCTTGTTTTGGGTTGTTAAATTTTGAATTCGATATTTTGGAAGCTTGTAAGATGAACTTTGATTGTATCTTAAATACGttggattgtatttttattAGCCGGGTTGTAAGTTGAACTTAGTTATGTTATAAGTTGTGGAATTGTTATTTAAATTCTTTGGAAGTATTTTATTCGATCGTATaaatgagtcctggcgcgagctggATTGGCAACCCACCGgggaaggtagggctgtcacacgTAGGATGTGGGGTGAGCTAGGAATCAATGGATCATCTTCTCGTTCAATGTCCAATTGCTACGCACGCATGTTTGGGTGTGCAATTGAGAGAGAGCTTTTGCAATTGTCGACGTTATTTGTATGGGTTTCGTTTATCCCCAAAGGAGTGAGAGAACATATTAGAATGGTAGTTCAGTCTCTTATATGCTGGTATATTTGGAGATCAAGAAACGAGACTAAATTTCAGGGCGTCAGCGTGAATGTGCAGTCCATTATCTTCCAAATTGATGCCCATCAAGATTTAATGGTGACTATGAGGTTATTTACGAAAAAACATTTTAGGGGAGACCAGGATTGCGCTTGGGCTCGATTTGGGGGCAGAAGGACATCTAGGATTCAACATGTTTTGTTGGCCTAGGAGGCTTCGCCGGTAAGATAATATAAATTGAATTCATATATGAGTGTGAGCAGTAGACAAGCTTTTGGTGGGGGTCTAGTGCGAGATGATGAAGGGAAAATGATCTTTGCGTACTATAAGGAATTTGGGGAGTGTGATGTGCTTATGGTAGAGGGTCTCTCGCTTCTGCATGGGTTGCGGCTTTGTCTTCAAAGGGAGGTTCATCTGTTGAGGGTAGAGGTGGATTCAGCTACTCTAGTAGAACCGGTCACGACCAATGCACTTGCAAAGTCGCCATTGCGTAATGTGGTGCGGGAGGTAAGGTGGATCCTTGGTCAGTTATCTGGCCAGCTACGACATGTATTTCGGGAAAGGAATGCAGCATCTGATGCTTTGGCTTCTTTGCAGTTAGGGCAAGACAACTTCTGGATAGAGTTTTGACAATTGCCACATCTCGTTAGGTCAATTATTAGTTTAGATTGTCAGACATTTCCCTATATGCGTTGGATTCATGTAAGGGAGTAAGTACTCCTTATTTCTTTTCATCTCTAGCTTAGTGTTCTGTCACTAGAGTTCTTTGAAAGTTTTACTTTTATGATAATAAAATAGAAGGGGTGGCCCTCTCCTCCCTATTggggtattttaaaaaaaaatggactaGAACAGATATTTAGAGGATATTTTAGGCATTTTAGACCATTTTAATGGCCCCTATTAAATCTAAATATTGGATGGTTCAAATTAAGCCACAAATGGCTTTAAAAGGACAACACCTTTTGTGCGGAAAAAAGGAAACTGAAAATTAGGGAAATGACCAAATGTTGTTCCAtcaagtgtcgcgccccattttttataagaaaaataaattttttaaaagtgaattttttgatttgaaaaatgatttttgatctACAAagaaagtgggtctaaatgggacttgaaaatgcgacgatttgacccaaaatatagtttaaaaagggttttgaaataaaaatcggagtcgccacttggtatagagtcaaggtgtaccaagtcaccaaaaaatgaattttttccaaggaaaaggtagaaagaaaccccttttaaacgactcctaatctacGTAAACTAACGAAAAAGGTtcaggagtcacatttgacgaaggggaaggcaaggatgaaatccaaggcaccccttcgacctagccaaggctagttgcgtgatttagtcaaagactttcttgttttaaccaaagaatttatcacatttggatgtactatatgaatgcaaactcTAGACCTAGGGGGGTATCGGGGGgcaaattttctcttcaaaacttgaatggtgccaatcacattaattgtgatgcccaataatgactctttggcgaggtcacgaataatacaaaaatatgagactctagtaaaaggaaagaaataaaataattacataaatatacatgtcttaaggaatgcatcatgtcgggtatgggggactaatgttcgtgactcaatttttcctttaatagagggaatacgagcgtgctaaggctagaaaagccaaactcgtccatatcccatatccaaggggttattctctaatctaatcaagcaaatgcactaccctaatcctatttctagaatgaaatgcaattctaatgtcatgtatcatacataggggtatatatatagggaaattagggataagggatatacgtataaggggaatatcatacaaaatgataaaaggccctaaaaagtgaaaatatgcatgaaatgaagtgtttttatcatgcaatcatgatctaacgcgcgaagggctcctaagggtctagcgttggactagtccttcactaacgctctctcacaagcattggacttgcaagagctcgaggggacaatcatggctagcattggactagccacgattacgtgcatttgcatccatcatacacatatataagtaatgtgcataattaaagcaagtagatatgtgagcacgtaattcacataacacataacacataagcatgcatatctagatgccaaaccctaagaaaacaattgaacacatagcacatacgcATGCAAACCACACAAACAATAAATAAAAGcgaataaagccctaactattacattcggggggaagcctactacaatctaagagggaaggaattaaatgaaatgatataataacctaaactattacaattgtggcattcaagtgcctttcgaatgatcaaaaattgaactaaaatgaaataaaaaatactaaattaaaaCGAATAAAacgaataagtaaataaataaaatgaaaacattcaaatggCATGCAATTGaacacataaagtcacataaggcacataaggtcaaataaagtcaagaataaaggatagagtgtacctcccttgagttgatgctctaatggagtgaaatcgcttatttatcctccaaaataaaagaaaagatcaaggtaccaatttatttgggaaaattaaagaaaatatgcaaacacgAGCTCGCTTGGTTACAAAGCCCTTAAAATAATGAATTgaatgcaatttaaacaaagcacggcggttaattgaagcaaacgagcaatgaagttgcaaaattaATGCTGCCAAGGACTAAATTGCATATGTCAGAAAATTTTTAGGGTCTAATCACAATTTCCAGAACTTTGGGGCCAAAATAGAAGGAAAGATAAAGTTCAAGGACCGATTTGCAATTGTAGCAGGGACCCAATTAAAAGAAACACTAAATTATGTGAACCGTAGTACAATTAGCCAAGGATCAAAGATCAAGATGCACAAACCATGAAGGGGACTAGGCCTAGGGGTCAAATTATGAGGTTCTAAAAAACTTTGGGGTTGAATCACAAAGAAAGGGAAAACTGGGGACGGGAGTTGTAATtaatcatcttctccaaatGAGCTTAACATCAGACCGCATTTCAGCTTTCTTTCGGTCAGCAACATCAGAAATTTAGTTTCAAACCCAAGCATTCTCAATGAAACTCACAACACCCCCTCATAACATCACTTTCAGGATATTAATTCGGGCTCATACAAAAAATAAAGCAGAAAGATGCAAAAATGAGCACGTCAGAACCTTCCAAGACTCTATTTCCTTCCATAAAAAAACATGACAAATATTGAATCTTGCTCTCTGTTCGTTTCTTTTCCATGCCAAAACACAGGTCAATCATTCTTCAAGGAGAATTTTTAGTcgggcattttatcaaacaggtAAAGGACATTAGAGACTTCATCGGTTCTTTGTTCCATTGGAACTGTAATCGGCCCCAAAATTGTCAGCAACCAACGGGATTCTAGCCCAGTCAACATTCAAAGCATGTGTATTCAAAGAAACATGaacaaacatcataaaattgaaacaaaatacTCACGGCAAACCGCGATAGAcatgctaaaaaaaaaactttcatgGCCTGTGCTTAGAGAAAGACTAAAGCGTGAAGGAAGGTGATAACTCACAGTGATCACTCACGGTGAAGATTCGCAGGCGGCAGTGGTGGAATCCGGCGAGGTGGTGGCGGCATGAGCGGCAGTGGTTTCTGGAACGATGGTCTCGGGGATGGCAGCAGGGCAGGAAAACGGTGACGGTGTTGCTGCCGCTGTTGCTTATTCTTGTTTCCGTTTCACCTTTGGCCGAAGCCCCTTTTCTTCCTCTGTGCCTTCGTGCACCGCCTCTTTGGACTTTCTTTCCTCTGACCCctctttgcttgtttctgttTCTCCGTTCCTTTTTCACCTAGCTTCCCCAAGctttccagttttctttttttgttcggCCAAGCTTCTCCTCAGACGAAGCCCTCTTCCCAATTCCCAGATTTTTAGTTTTCTCTtcgttctgtttcttttttttgttttgtttttctcagCCGCCAGCCTTCCCCTGTTTTCCCTTTCCTTCCCCTTGgtcctcctttttcttttgcccgATGCCCTTTTTAGGCCGTCACTCCCTTTCTCTCCACAAACCTGCCCTTAGCCATTGTTTCGCTTTCTCCCCCCCCGAAACCCTCTCTCAGCTCTCCGTTTCTTTTTTAGCCTCTTCCGTAGCTCCCTCTCCAGTTGTTCCCCCCTGATCCTGCTCTCCTCCTTTTCTTTGGCCCCCAAGCCTTTTTCCCTCTGTTTCTTAGCCTTTTTTTCTTGACCGAAGCTCCCTCAGATCTCCCCCCAAACCTAGCCGCCGTCcttctcctttttttgttttttcatccCCCTTTTCTTAGTTTCCCGGAGCCCCCTCTTTAGTCTTCCATCCCACCCCCCTTTTCACTTGTTTGCGGCTTTTTATTTTAAAGGCAGCTCCAAAGACTAAACCTAATTTGAAAGGCCAAGATTTCAAACCCCAAAGTAGGTttatgtgtcttattcttgtcccTTCgattgactttttctttttttcttttttttttcagaaaatttagtgcaaaaactcttaattcaaTTACAGTAAGACAAGAGACACGAAtcgaaacaaaaaataaaataaaacctagaatcgaaacaaacaaaataaaaattaaatgattaaatgattaaagtttaattaaatgataaaatgacttaaaaataaaagactaaaagtaaatgaaattaatcaaaaataaaaataatagtaaacacaaataccttaaaaatttggtatctacagtttgcccctctttgtctgagttttggaaaaatttgagacaatgaagtagacaccaaatacttacctgtgttattcggctgcaactCCTCGAATGACTGTCATTATTGAAACGAGAACTAACCTCTTTAATGAGAACTTTaaaaaatgggattgacccagacgagaaatttaaaacggaactgacccgaacaagaaatttaaaaggggactgaccccgacaggaatttaaatcgggactgacccgaacaggaaatttaaaaggggactgacccgaacaagaaatttaaaccgGGACTGACCCCGACAGGAatttaaatcgggactgacccgaacaggaaatttaaaaggggactgaccccaacagaaatttaaaccgggactgacccgaacagaaatttaaaatcgggactgaccccaacatgaaaattaaaatcggaactgacccgaggggactgaccgcaacatgaaattaaaatcgggactgacccgagggactgacccgagaggactgaccccaacagaaatttaaaatcgtaaagtgctcactagtgggactaacccatgtttagtggcaatgcaaatgaagtgctcactggtgggactaacccatgttcagtggcggtgaaaaataaaatgcacgctagtgggactgacccatgtttagcggcaatgaaaataaaatgcacactagtgggactaacccatgttcagtggcagtggaaaataaaatgcacgctagtgggactgacccatgtttagcggcaaagaaaataaatactcactggtgggactaacccatgttcagtggcagtggaatgaaaggctcactagtgggactgacccaacggctagtggcaatgcaaaatgaaattctcactagtgggactgacccacggctagtggcgatgcaaaatgaaatgctcactagtgggactgatccaACGGTTAGTGGCAGTATAAAGTAAAATGCTGGTATGCATGAAAAAACTGTATAAAACTTGctcgaaaaattatccaaagatttgccccaatgtcatgaattggtcagtgggattaaacccgagcctgccttaattggtggtacaaaatccaaacccaacatgatgtttgtgaagttagcggcacaaaatccaagcccaacgtgatgttagtgatgttggcggcacaaaatctaggcccaacgtgatctttgtgatgttggcgacacaaaatccagacccaacgtgatgtttgtgaagttggcggcacaaaatccaggcccaacgtgatgtttgtgaatggtcagtgggataagactcagtcctgccatccaattggtcaagaaatcaAGCGTAATTGTCAAGAAAGGGGGGAATGGACGGGAACGCGGCGGATGCTGAGACATCgccaacaagaattcaacaagaatttgaatttgatttttttatctttttgatttttctgacttttgattttgatttttttggattttctaatttttgattttttgatttttcctttgattgatttttgaaatttttcgagagaattttttcaaaaataacttgccccagtgtagggccattctttctttcttctctttttt
This Coffea arabica cultivar ET-39 chromosome 3e, Coffea Arabica ET-39 HiFi, whole genome shotgun sequence DNA region includes the following protein-coding sequences:
- the LOC113705865 gene encoding uncharacterized protein is translated as MSVSSRQAFGGGLVRDDEGKMIFAYYKEFGECDVLMVEGLSLLHGLRLCLQREVHLLRVEVDSATLVEPVTTNALAKSPLRNVVREVRWILGQLSGQLRHVFRERNAASDALASLQLGQDNFWIEF